ACAAACcttgaagaacatttattttttatttcatagatATGTAAAGGTgggcgaagaaaaaaaaaaaacaatacagccACATTTAGTTTTAAAGACCTTTTCTGCTCAGATGTTTAATAGGTTATGCTCACTCATATTTACAATAGTGTTTAAGTAACTCAGGAAGTTCCAACCAGTCCAAAGCCATTCTGTGAATGATGTGTTTCTGGATTGTCTTTCGGCAGAGTGTCTGCAGTGAGGCAACTAAAACAGAGGAGCAAAAGAGAGGGATCATTACAGTCTGTCTTACAATGTGGGTCATATAATCATATCAAAGCATATTAGCAAGCTATAAACTGAAACTTACATCCATATTCCACCTGGACAATCCGAACACATTTAGTAGCTGCAAATACATCCACAACAGCATACAGCGGCTTGTTGGTGGGGATGCTCTTTGCAGAGGCTCCCATGTCTTCACCATTGACAATAATGTGCATGTCGGCACACCCTTGTCCCTTAGGTACATAGACAACCCCTATCCGACTGCGACGGGCCGTGGGGGGTAGAGCGTTGGTTTTATACAGATCATCCAGGATGTGACTGAATCTCCCCGGTCGACTGCGTCCCACCAACTTGTCTCTGGGTATGCCTATGTTTTCTATATACAGGTGAGTGTCTGTGAAAAATGTTTTAGGCTTGTTTTCTGCCTCATCACCAACATTTGGCTGTTCACCACCTTCTCCTTCTTCTTCAATGACTTTATTATGATTTCTTGTTATTGCAAATACCCAGCTGTCTCCCATATCCACTAGATCAGGCAGAGAGTATTCTGGCACAGTTTCCAGTGTCCGAGGGTCGTGGGCAGTAAGTCCGATCCTTAAATGACCACACCAACCCAGTTCTTTCTCTTCTATCTCCACTAGGAAGATCTCTCCAGGGCTTAAAGGGCCTTTACTGAAGCAGACACCATTTGCAAAACTTTCTACTCGGGTGGCTTGAGTCCGCGAGGGGTCCAGTCTCACATTTGTCCCGTGAACTGAATGGAATTCCATAAACTGACCCAAAACTGCTGCCATTTTGACAGTTTTCTACAAGTTAAATCAAATAAGAGACATAACTTTGTAATAACTCAagcttaaaagttttttttgttttttttttaagcctgtaAAACACAAATGGACAAAGAATAAAAGCTAAAAACTCACTTATTCAAGCAGAATATTTTCCTCAGTGTTTATTGTCCTTTTCTCTGGGGATAGTTCTTGTTAAAAGCATGATCTTTTTAAACGATACCTCCACCACGGTTCACTTGTGGCTTAGGAATTTTTAGCCCTGAAGGGCTGACTATTTTTGACCTCCTGCATGTGTCGGTTGTGGTTTTAAATAGCTGACAGATATGGTGAGTGAAGACTAATGACTGGGAGGAGTTATAGCATTCAGATCAGAACTGCTCATTGACAATTCACTATCCACTGTTTCTTGTAGATCATGgtgttcattaaaaatataaataaatactgaatagTACTCGTAAGGAAGTAGAGAGTGGGCTTGTGTTTTCTATTTCTCTAAGTAACATGTATCTTCATAGCAGAGAGATCTGTGTTAAGAGGGCTCTGCAAAGCTTTATCTAGGCCAAAGTAATTGTCCTCTTTTACCCCACCTCCCTAGCAAAGTCTGAGACAGTGAAATATTACAGGCTACAATGTgggaatgcaatatttttttcttggtca
Above is a window of Carassius gibelio isolate Cgi1373 ecotype wild population from Czech Republic chromosome B12, carGib1.2-hapl.c, whole genome shotgun sequence DNA encoding:
- the neurl2 gene encoding neuralized-like protein 2: MAAVLGQFMEFHSVHGTNVRLDPSRTQATRVESFANGVCFSKGPLSPGEIFLVEIEEKELGWCGHLRIGLTAHDPRTLETVPEYSLPDLVDMGDSWVFAITRNHNKVIEEEGEGGEQPNVGDEAENKPKTFFTDTHLYIENIGIPRDKLVGRSRPGRFSHILDDLYKTNALPPTARRSRIGVVYVPKGQGCADMHIIVNGEDMGASAKSIPTNKPLYAVVDVFAATKCVRIVQVEYGFASLQTLCRKTIQKHIIHRMALDWLELPELLKHYCKYE